From the genome of Vicia villosa cultivar HV-30 ecotype Madison, WI linkage group LG2, Vvil1.0, whole genome shotgun sequence, one region includes:
- the LOC131647964 gene encoding cyanidin 3-O-galactoside 2''-O-xylosyltransferase FGGT1-like, with protein sequence MDSAASLHIAMFPWFAMGHLTPYLHLSNKLAKRGHRISFFIPKNTLNKLLHLNLYPNLITFFPLNVPHVDGLPHNAETTSDVPFSLFPLIATAMDRTDKQIELLLEELKPQIVFFDFQYWLPNLTQKHGIKSLQYLIWNPISTAYLGNIPRKSRGKELTQVDLMKPPSEFPDSCIKFHSLELRFLASARKLEFGSGVLLYDRIDIGTESSDAVAFKGCREIDGLYTDYLQTVFGKPVLLSGPLLPEPPNTTLEEKWETWLKGFKHESVVFCAYGSEGPLEPNQFQELLLGLELTGFPFLAALKPPNGFESIEEALPEGFSERVKGKGIVYGSWIQQQLILEHPSVGCFITHCGAASITEGLVNKCQLVLLPRAGSDHIMNARVMSRKLKVGVEIEKGDEDGLFTKESVCEAVKTVMDDENEVGREVRTNHAKIRNLLLSENLESSCVDSFCQKLYDLL encoded by the coding sequence ATGGATTCAGCAGCTTCTTTGCACATAGCAATGTTTCCATGGTTTGCTATGGGGCACTTAACTCCATACCTTCATCTCTCCAACAAACTAGCCAAAAGAGGACACAGAATCTCATTCTTCATTCCTAAAAACACACTCAACAAGTTACTTCATCTCAACCTTTATCCAAATCTTATAACATTTTTCCCTCTCAATGTTCCTCATGTTGATGGCCTTCCTCATAATGCAGAAACAACTTCAGATGTACCCTTTTCTTTATTCCCTCTTATTGCTACAGCCATGGACCGAACTGATAAACAAATTGAACTTCTTCTAGAGGAACTAAAACCACaaattgttttctttgattttcaatATTGGTTACCGAATTTGACTCAGAAACATGGTATCAAAAGTCTTCAATACTTGATATGGAATCCAATATCAACCGCTTACCTTGGAAATATACCGAGAAAAAGCCGAGGAAAAGAGTTAACTCAAGTTGATCTCATGAAACCACCTTCAGAGTTTCCTGACTCATGCATAAAGTTTCATTCACTCGAACTTCGGTTCCTAGCTTCAGCAAGGAAGCTAGAATTTGGCAGCGGTGTTTTATTATACGATCGCATTGACATAGGCACAGAGTCTTCGGATGCAGTTGCATTCAAAGGTTGCAGAGAAATCGATGGTTTATATACTGATTATCTTCAAACTGTTTTTGGAAAACCTGTTCTTCTTTCAGGTCCTTTATTACCTGAGCCACCAAATACCACTCTAGAGGAAAAATGGGAAACATGGCTTAAGGGATTCAAACATGAATCTGTTGTTTTCTGTGCATATGGAAGTGAAGGACCGTTAGAACCAAATCAGTTTCAAGAGCTGTTGCTTGGTCTTGAGTTAACAGGTTTTCCGTTTCTTGCCGCACTTAAACCACCTAATGGATTTGAGTCTATTGAAGAAGCTTTACCTGAAGGATTCAGTGAAAGGGTTAAAGGAAAAGGAATTGTTTATGGAAGTTGGATTCAACAACAACTGATTTTGGAACACCCTTCTGTTGGATGCTTCATAACACACTGTGGAGCGGCTTCTATAACTGAGGGACTTGTTAACAAGTGCCAGTTGGTTTTGTTACCACGTGCCGGCTCTGATCATATCATGAATGCAAGAGTGATGAGTAGAAAGTTGAAGGTTGGTGTGGAAATTGAGAAAGGTGATGAAGATGGATTGTTTACAAAAGAAAGTGTGTGTGAAGCTGTGAAGACTGTGATGGATGATGAGAATGAGGTTGGAAGAGAAGTAAGAAcaaatcatgcaaaaataagaAACCTCCTACTTAGCGAAAATTTAGAATCTTCATGTGTTGATAGTTTCTGTCAAAAACTGTATGATTTGCTCTAG
- the LOC131647963 gene encoding homeobox-leucine zipper protein MERISTEM L1-like, with translation MQRASDLLLGVSMFAEPVSIKIFDRANSAMNELCNIGIRGKPLWHQHKPDRYETLNNIEYLKYSGRVDAALMDIVKLAEVGEFQALPSFDLYGNPINSTSNENSVQGLRMEASRDTSMINAGPLDIVELLMNVNQWWMTFHKIVSRATILGSFMNSVEGSYDGKLHVLNAEFHLPSPVVPTRECCFARYCKQFSPNDWVVVDVSLEDIFPYPSNNFRRRPSGCLIKGMPNGCSKVTWVEHVEADHSQLNDLFKPLVTSGLSFGATRWLASIVRHFDWSKTLEATQFYSDGKVFIPQRGRASLLKLADRMMRKFCANLSATTTNPWMRLAPFPGSTDIRVMIPNNMPSTSSNPVGTTIVFSTTIWLNISPNRLFNFLRHEKSRNKWDILSQSLSIQQFACMTVGEHLENRVSLLRASNSEDKTEIFYLQESYADEAASYVIYAPLDESALIHLAKGSNPDNVIAFPSGFAIIPGGLPKKGDNPGGLPKKGDNPGGLPKKGDKGNSTASNESLLTISFNLIDKASIITSIPPESVQTIYGIITETVTAIKDALSCHSQLNNWVQDELKNGAGKK, from the exons ATGCAACGAGCAAGTGATCTTCTTCTCGGCGTTTCAATGTTCGCCGAGCCCGTCAGCATTAAAATCTTCGATCGCGCTAATTCAGCTATGAATGAATTGTGCAATATCGGAATTAGAGGTAAACCTTTATGGCATCAACATAAACCAGATCGATACGAAACTCTTAACAATATTGAATATTTGAAATATTCTGGCCGTGTTGATGCGGCTTTAATGGATATTGTTAAATTGGCTGAGGTCGGAGAATTTCAAGCTTTACCTAGCTTTGATTTGTACGGAAATCCAATCAATTCAACGTCAAATGAAAATTCCGTACAAGGTTTACGGATGGAAGCTTCCCGAGATACATCAATGATTAACGCCGGTCCGTTAGACATTGTTGAATTACTTATGAATGTG AATCAATGGTGGATGACATTTCACAAAATTGTTTCAAGAGCTACGATTCTTGGAAGCTTTATGAATAGTGTAGAAGGAAGCTATGATGGGAAATTGCATGTG CTGAATGCGGAATTTCATTTACCTAGTCCTGTTGTACCGACTCGAGAGTGTTGTTTTGCAAGATACTGCAAACAATTCTCTCCGAACGACTGGGTTGTTGTTGATGTATCTTTGGAGGATATTTTCCCTTATCCATCTAACAATTTTCGAAGAAGACCTTCCGGTTGTTTGATCAAAGGAATGCCTAATGGATGCTCTAAG GTTACATGGGTGGAGCATGTGGAAGCTGATCATAGCCAATTGAATGATCTTTTCAAGCCATTAGTTACCTCTGGTTTGTCTTTTGGTGCAACGCGGTGGCTAGCTTCCATTGTTCGACACTTTGACTGGTCTAAAACACTTGAGGCTACACAATTTTATTCAGATGGGAAGG TTTTTATACCTCAAAGGGGAAGGGCTAGTTTATTGAAACTGGCTGATAGAATGATGAGAAAATTTTGCGCAAATCTTAGCGCAACAACTACCAATCCATGGATGCGACTCGCTCCATTTCCCGGTTCAACCGATATTAGAGTTATGATTCCGAATAATATGCCTAGTACTTCAAGTAATCCCGTTGGAACAACGATCGTTTTTAGTACTACTATTTGGCTTAATATCTCCCCGAATCGATTATTCAACTTCCTTCGCCACGAGAAATCCAGAAACAAG tgGGATATACTTTCACAATCCCTTTCAATTCAACAATTCGCATGCATGACCGTCGGCGAACATCTAGAGAATCGCGTTTCTTTGCTGCGAGCAAGT AACTCCGAGGACAAGACTGAAATCTTTTACCTGCAAGAGAGTTACGCAGACGAAGCAGCTTCCTATGTGATTTATGCTCCGCTAGACGAATCAGCATTGATTCATCTCGCGAAAGGATCCAACCCGGACAATGTAATTGCATTTCCTTCGGGGTTCGCTATAATTCCGggagggttacccaaaaaaggCGATAATCCGggagggttacccaaaaaaggCGATAATCCGggagggttacccaaaaaaggCGATAAGGGAAATAGTACTGCTAGTAACGAAAGTCTTCTTACTATATCTTTTAATCTGATTGACAAAGCTAGCATTATTACAAGTATCCCTCCTGAATCTGTTCAAACTATCTATGGGATCATTACAGAAACTGTTACGGCTATTAAGGACGCGTTATCGTGTCATAGTCAACTCAACAATTGGGTGCAAGATGAGTTGAAAAATGGCGCGGGAAAGAAGTAG
- the LOC131653629 gene encoding uncharacterized protein LOC131653629, producing MISFGSWDSCSAAFTIYNTCLNGLEAAIQRLNATMKTFMEKEDVRYAEYKMLRTTNALRLDRVEEQLVALKVSSASNGDLDSFLQSPENQSLVILPRMTDQPKEENDASDLLDVEILTTPYTTTEMSTLSEALSETLLVVDASNLSSDRVIEPSISNFYAVSTIKGFIPSIVGHDCYSKEKTTTEVDSKRPGSLPVIVSRNFSPIVMLTLHLVFILPPPLAPPWLHHSLFTRPLNSLTSTKVNNLIHYLQFKQKILIGTQYHNTPIIDPQIPSVCVLTCSSYAYKNTVSLIDAHHLFVKIPLTVDFSFDTFTSLLSMMKIIGQIDMDSQYSPSNNLLHNYRVYSNGFPSRGLGLEFGLISIVRSLPLSYDLLVSFACSSCGMILNRNVSCHDFVSLFYCCHIELLLVLYSSHCQTKLKGWNLLSILIVEGIGEVKLIKLSSFHHFALLNVVVVYDLTLNRVLGWKAMPLQSFDDSSGNHNAHSRYKNMDFSISVECKELIYVYFIGSGSELELSGVFLGLDKLVNNGNFNLSTISMVGLFGYPVSQCAFPTINCDVWFQSTKFKWLTYKYLSKIVIAVYFMIIYRLWICHELYILVQFKVMHIHFLVVKITFQDMCVVSKKEKGWRKVTVLGLRAKLLVLDITTIQMVMFVSNDELFSKDHLCSLAANKNDNCLAHVHATHDVLSFSPIFFEKLYERLINGLNYKDTCFGNLGYTLDAGCVAVIQTLYPKVINNGRLDTFVTWAIIVWTKQGPIAPKFYILFNATIAKWDPGGYFIFIMKIHLTWKSLERMLLSLICIVMTSTLRTRLIFNGGGNVMIQIEEKPCHQSESLKWLEKRDMCHLIHQLRE from the exons ATGATATCCTTCGGTTCATGGGATTCTTGTTCAGCTGCCTTTACCATCT ATAATACTTGTTTGAATGGTTTGGAGGCAGCCATCCAAAGACTCAACGCCACAATGAAAACATTCATGGAAAAGGAAGATGTACGGTATGCTGAGTATAAGATGTTACGCACAACTAATGCCTTGCGTTTGGACCGCGTTGAGGAGCAATTGGTTGCACTTAAAGTGAGCTCTGCTTCTAATGGTGATTTGGACTCATTTCTGCAATCTCCAGAGAATCAATCGTTGGTGATTCTTCCAAGAATGACCGACCAACCGAAAGAAGAGAACGATGCTTCTGATTTGCTCGATGTTGAGATCCTGACTACCCCATACACGACTACTGAGATGAGTACTCTTTCAGAAGCTTTAAGTGAAACCTTACTAGTTGTTGATGCTTCTAACCTGAGTAGTGATCGAGTCATTGAGCCATCGATTTCCAATTTTTATGCGGTTTCCACAATCAAAGGTTTTATTCCTTCCATTGTCGGACACGATTGTTATAGCAAGGAGAAGACAACAACCGAAGTCGATAGCAAGAGACCGGGGTCTTTACCGGTGATTGTTAGTAGGAATTTCAGTCCCATTGTGATGCTTACCCTGCACTTAGTCTTCATTCTGCCGCCGCCACTCGCACCACCATGGCTACATCACTCACTTTTTACAAGACCGCTTAACTCATTAACCTCAACCAAGGTAAACAACCTTATTCACTATCTCCAATTTAAGCAGAAGATTTTAATTGGAACTCAATATCACAACACACCCATAATTGATCCCCAAATTCCAAGTGTTTGTGTGTTAACATGTTCTTCTTATGCTTATAAGAATACTGTGTCCTTAATTGATGCCCACCATCTGTTTGTCAAAATTCCCCTCACAGTTGATTTCTCTTTTGACACTTTTACAAGCTTGTTGAGTATGATGAAAATCATTGGACAAATAGATATGGACTCCCAGTATTCTCCAAGTAATAATTTGCTTCATAATTATCGTGTTTATAGTAATGGTTTTCCATCTCGTGGACTTGGACTTGAGTTTGGTTTAATTTCTATTGTTAGATCACTCCCCCTTTCATATGATTTATTGGTTAGCTTTGCTTGTAGTTCTTGTGGTATGATTCTGAATCGTAACGTGAGCTGTCATGATTTTGTGAGTCTTTTCTATTGCTGCCACATTGAGCTCTTACTAGTATTATACTCATCTCATTGCCAAACCAAACTCAAGGGTTGGAATTTGTTGTCAATTCTAATTGTTGAAGGAATTGGTGAAGTCAAACTAATCAAACTATCGAGCTTCCATCATTTTGCTCTGTTGAATGTGGTTGTTGTGTATGACTTAACTCTTAATAGAGTTTTGGGTTGGAAGGCCATGCCACTACAAAGTTTTGATGATTCTAGTGGTAATCACAATGCACATTCAAGATATAAGAACATGGACTTTAGCATCTCAGTGGAATGCAAGGAATTAATTTATGTCTATTTCATTGGCTCTGGCTCTGAGTTAGAACTTTCTGGTGTTTTTCTTGGCTTGGATAAGCTTGTTAATAATGGTAATTTCAACCTCTCTACCATTTCAATGGTTGGTTTATTTGGATATCCTGTTTCACAATGTGCTTTTCCTACCATTAACTGTGATGTTTGGTTTCAATCTACAAAGTTTAAATGGCTTACATATAAATATCTCTCAAAAATTGTCATTGCTGTATATTTTATGATAATATATAGACTTTGGATTTGCCATGAACTATACATATTGGTTCAGTTCAAAGTAATGCATATTCACTTCCTTGTTGTTAAAATCACATTCCAAGATATGTGTGTGGTTTCCAAGAAGGAAAAAGGGTGGAGGAAGGTCACTGTCTTGGGTTTAAGAGCCAAACTTCTTGTACTTGACATCACTACAATCCAAATGGTAATGTTTGTTTCTAATGATGAGTTATTTAGTAAGGATCACCTTTGTTCATTGGCTGCCAATAAGAATGataattgcttagctcatgtcCATGCAACACATGATGTCTTATCTTtttcacctattttctttgaaaagTTGTATGAGAGACTTATCAATGGACTGAATTACAAAGACACATGCTTTGGCAATTTGGGATATACATTAGATGCAGGATGTGTGGCTGTTATTCAAACCTTATACCCCAAAGTCATAAACAACGGAAGACTCGATACTTTTGTGACATGGGCAATAATTGTTTGGACTAAACAAGGGCCAATTGCACCAaagttttatatattgtttaatgCTACAATTGCTAAATGGGATCCAGGTgggtattttattttcattatgaaGATTCACTTGACATGGAAGTCACTTGAAAGGATGCTTTTATCACTTATATGCATTGTTATGActtcaaccttgaggacaaggttgattTTTAATGGGGGTGGTAATGTTATGATCCAAATTGAAGAAAAGCCATGTCATCAAAGTGAGTCATTAAAATGGTTAGAGAAAAGAGACATGTGTCACTTGATCCATCAATTAAGAGAATAG
- the LOC131647965 gene encoding vascular-related unknown protein 4-like isoform X4, translated as MSSISKSPSDNNMINFESSEESSWTKYFEDFFNNDHNNIDGDEKQLSDHSAQGGMKYVKSLSLKKRKKIKTSLVDHDLEDTASSPINSPKIFKAKEKEEIDQFYEVI; from the exons ATGAGTTCAATAAGCAAATCTCCTTCGGATAACAACATGATAAATTTTGAGTCCTCAGAAGAGAGTAGTTGGACTAAATACTTTGAGGATTTCTTTAACAATGATCATAACAATATTGATGGTGATGAAAAACAATTAAGTGATCACAGTGCACAAGGTGGCATGAAGTATGTTAAAAGCTTGAgtttgaagaagaggaagaaaatcAAAACTAGTTTGGTTGATCATGATTTGGAAGATACTGCAAGTTCTCCTATCAATAGCCCCAAG ATATTCAAGGCAAAAGAGAAGGAAGAAATAGACCAATTTTATGAG
- the LOC131647965 gene encoding vascular-related unknown protein 4-like isoform X3: protein MSSISKSPSDNNMINFESSEESSWTKYFEDFFNNDHNNIDGDEKQLSDHSAQGGMKYVKSLSLKKRKKIKTSLVDHDLEDTASSPINSPKALYMNQIFKAKEKEEIDQFYEVI, encoded by the exons ATGAGTTCAATAAGCAAATCTCCTTCGGATAACAACATGATAAATTTTGAGTCCTCAGAAGAGAGTAGTTGGACTAAATACTTTGAGGATTTCTTTAACAATGATCATAACAATATTGATGGTGATGAAAAACAATTAAGTGATCACAGTGCACAAGGTGGCATGAAGTATGTTAAAAGCTTGAgtttgaagaagaggaagaaaatcAAAACTAGTTTGGTTGATCATGATTTGGAAGATACTGCAAGTTCTCCTATCAATAGCCCCAAG GCTTTATATATGAATCAGATATTCAAGGCAAAAGAGAAGGAAGAAATAGACCAATTTTATGAG